From the Apis cerana isolate GH-2021 linkage group LG3, AcerK_1.0, whole genome shotgun sequence genome, one window contains:
- the LOC108001079 gene encoding cerebellar degeneration-related protein 2-like isoform X3 — protein sequence MASFKDLKDDWLTLCQDCTDCWTPSDLQLAAELGKTLLERNKELENIIKAHQSTVEEQAQEIEYMKKQTAALREVNDSRLKIYEQLEVSIQDLERANHRLVIENTSDKKLIKSQCLTIESLEARCEELQKKIDEINEQHESLLRQQSTSQSTNNITQTHTIHWKVSVTQGSSTQQNAAPSGQKSFQEVNADSNVRQLPTVPTNDEEVTELLRQLQEARSQRAREQQKVTELRQQLATLLQENNALEEQLNVWRNKAQDVKNLQEEINTLEEVRRGQLCGRCLRGLDSKTHDELSVMLNQEEYDDISMAESLINDSQRDTESLTQESNDQNEVSNDMKNPYRVLVEKYQALLEVQRRSALRRKDSVPTPMSLQEELEMSGEFNSFQNPTLETEIQQEPAKSIVGNATRAKTEMCGKKVFSATPTDFSEAETSSSGFLDETSNKATQTEGRPGSFLFSFADGEDCKFSIYDDNSPFESRFRKTPEYRQLFSEIFRVLKRAAEAKDEGEKLPLLDDSTSTINSQQQSVLQEDVPSETTDDNQSVSSSIFSSAVSEPPYIVQISSNGINEQQNGEVTLAKNGKNIIRNVNRSDYLMLNSKKKSKKHSSASKKLTYNDRPTTPDVIPTTNPKFVPSKSNSGGKKKFRPFTIADQNGSTCNGYSYPSKTKESPPNSAAKSSNNVGNNNVGQHNNSFEYRDYKPSTASVEVARLKRLEMSYAEVLRLPNKSKMNNHRRS from the exons atTTACAATTAGCGGCTGAACTTGGAAAAACGCTTTTGGAACGGAACAAGGAGTTAGAAAACATTATCAAAGCGCATCAATCGACCGTCGAGGAACAAGCACAAGAAATAGAG tatatgaaaaaacaaaCCGCTGCCCTTAGAGAAGTAAACGATTCGCGACTGAAAATTTACGAGCAACTCGAAGTCAGTATTCAAGATTTGGAACGTGCAAATCATCGCCTAGTAATTGAGAACACCAGCgacaaaaaattgatcaagAG TCAATGTTTAACGATCGAGAGTCTAGAAGCGAGGTGCGAGGAACTTCAGAAGAAAATCGACGAGATAAACGAACAACACGAAAGTCTGCTCCGGCAACAATCTACGAGTCAATCGACAAACAATATCACACAAACACACACCATTCATTGGAAAGTATCGGTCACGCAGGGTAGCAGCACACAACag AACGCTGCTCCGTCGGGTCAGAAATCTTTCCAAGAGGTAAATGCAGATTCGAACGTGCGACAATTACCGACAGTTCCAACGAACGACGAGGAAGTTACCGAATTGTTGAGACAACTGCAAGAAGCGCGAAGTCAGAGGGCAAGAGAACAACAAAAAGTTACCGAGCTTCGGCAACAATTGGCAACTTTATTGCAAGAAAATAACGCGTTGGAAGAACAGTTGAACGTTTGGCGCAATAAAGCACAGGACGTAAAAAATCTTCAAGAGGAAATAAATACCCTCGAAGAAGTAAG gcGGGGTCAATTATGCGGGCGATGTTTACGCGGATTGGACTCTAAGACGCACGACGAACTCTCTGTAATGTTGAATCAAGAGGAATACGATGATATTAGCATGGCCGAATCGCTCATAAACGATAGTCAACGTGACACTGAGTCTCTCACTCAG gaATCGAACGATCAAAACGAAGTGTCAAACGACATGAAGAACCCTTATAGAGTGCTAGTGGAGAAATATCAAGCCTTGTTAGAAGTTCAAAGACGATCCGCGCTTCGGCGGAAAGATAGCGTGCCGACGCCTATGTCGTTGCAAGAAGAATTAGAGATGTCGGGCGAATTTAACAGCTTTCAGAATCCGACGTTGGAAACGGAGATCCAACAAGAGCCGGCGAAATCGATCGTTGGAAACGCGACACGTGCCAAAACAGAGATGTGCGGTAAAAAAGTGTTTTCCGCCACTCCCACAGATTTTTCCGAAGCCGAGACTTCGTCTTCCGGTTTTTTGGACGAGACGAGTAACAAAGCGACACAAACCGAAGGAAGGCCCggctcgtttcttttctcttttgcgGACGGCGAGGATTGCAAGTTCAGCATTTACGACGACAATAGCCCGTTCGAGAGTAGATTCCGGAAAACGCCGGAATATAGACAATTATTCAGTGAAATATTCCGAGTCTTGAAACGAGCGGCAGAAGCTAAGGACGAAGGTGAAAAATTACCTTTATTGGACGATTCTACGAGTACGATCAATTCTCAGCAACAATCTGTGCTCCAAGAAGATGTTCCTAGCGAAACTACTGACGATAATCAAAGCGTTTCCTCTTCTATTTTCTCATCCGCCGTATCCGAACCACCATATATAGTACAAATCTCATCGAATGGAATAAACGAGCAACAAAACGGTGAAGTGACACTGGCGAAGAACggaaagaatataattcgaaaCGTGAATCGGTCGGATTATTTAATGCTTAacagtaaaaagaaatcgaaaaaacaTTCTTCCGCTAGTAAAAAGTTAACGTATAACGACAGACCAACGACACCTGATGTGATTCCAACGACAAATCCCAAGTTCGTTCCATCGAAATCGAACAgcgggggaaagaaaaaattcagacCTTTCACAATCGCCGATCAAAATGGCAGCACGTGCAACGGATACAGCTATCCGAGCAAAACGAAAGAGTCACCTCCTAATTCAGCCGCAAAATCTTCGAATAACGTAGGTAACAACAACGTAGGTCAACACAACAACAGTTTCGAGTATAGAGACTATAAACCGAGCACAGCGTCGGTAGAAGTAGCACGACTAAAACGTTTAGAAATGTCTTATGCGGAAGTTCTTCGATTgccaaataaatctaaaatgaaCAATCATCGTAGAAGCTAA
- the LOC108001079 gene encoding cerebellar degeneration-related protein 2-like isoform X2, translated as MSLLSSSIGNVRCLADEEADHNMLQDLQLAAELGKTLLERNKELENIIKAHQSTVEEQAQEIEYMKKQTAALREVNDSRLKIYEQLEVSIQDLERANHRLVIENTSDKKLIKSQCLTIESLEARCEELQKKIDEINEQHESLLRQQSTSQSTNNITQTHTIHWKVSVTQGSSTQQNAAPSGQKSFQEVNADSNVRQLPTVPTNDEEVTELLRQLQEARSQRAREQQKVTELRQQLATLLQENNALEEQLNVWRNKAQDVKNLQEEINTLEEVRRGQLCGRCLRGLDSKTHDELSVMLNQEEYDDISMAESLINDSQRDTESLTQESNDQNEVSNDMKNPYRVLVEKYQALLEVQRRSALRRKDSVPTPMSLQEELEMSGEFNSFQNPTLETEIQQEPAKSIVGNATRAKTEMCGKKVFSATPTDFSEAETSSSGFLDETSNKATQTEGRPGSFLFSFADGEDCKFSIYDDNSPFESRFRKTPEYRQLFSEIFRVLKRAAEAKDEGEKLPLLDDSTSTINSQQQSVLQEDVPSETTDDNQSVSSSIFSSAVSEPPYIVQISSNGINEQQNGEVTLAKNGKNIIRNVNRSDYLMLNSKKKSKKHSSASKKLTYNDRPTTPDVIPTTNPKFVPSKSNSGGKKKFRPFTIADQNGSTCNGYSYPSKTKESPPNSAAKSSNNVGNNNVGQHNNSFEYRDYKPSTASVEVARLKRLEMSYAEVLRLPNKSKMNNHRRS; from the exons atTTACAATTAGCGGCTGAACTTGGAAAAACGCTTTTGGAACGGAACAAGGAGTTAGAAAACATTATCAAAGCGCATCAATCGACCGTCGAGGAACAAGCACAAGAAATAGAG tatatgaaaaaacaaaCCGCTGCCCTTAGAGAAGTAAACGATTCGCGACTGAAAATTTACGAGCAACTCGAAGTCAGTATTCAAGATTTGGAACGTGCAAATCATCGCCTAGTAATTGAGAACACCAGCgacaaaaaattgatcaagAG TCAATGTTTAACGATCGAGAGTCTAGAAGCGAGGTGCGAGGAACTTCAGAAGAAAATCGACGAGATAAACGAACAACACGAAAGTCTGCTCCGGCAACAATCTACGAGTCAATCGACAAACAATATCACACAAACACACACCATTCATTGGAAAGTATCGGTCACGCAGGGTAGCAGCACACAACag AACGCTGCTCCGTCGGGTCAGAAATCTTTCCAAGAGGTAAATGCAGATTCGAACGTGCGACAATTACCGACAGTTCCAACGAACGACGAGGAAGTTACCGAATTGTTGAGACAACTGCAAGAAGCGCGAAGTCAGAGGGCAAGAGAACAACAAAAAGTTACCGAGCTTCGGCAACAATTGGCAACTTTATTGCAAGAAAATAACGCGTTGGAAGAACAGTTGAACGTTTGGCGCAATAAAGCACAGGACGTAAAAAATCTTCAAGAGGAAATAAATACCCTCGAAGAAGTAAG gcGGGGTCAATTATGCGGGCGATGTTTACGCGGATTGGACTCTAAGACGCACGACGAACTCTCTGTAATGTTGAATCAAGAGGAATACGATGATATTAGCATGGCCGAATCGCTCATAAACGATAGTCAACGTGACACTGAGTCTCTCACTCAG gaATCGAACGATCAAAACGAAGTGTCAAACGACATGAAGAACCCTTATAGAGTGCTAGTGGAGAAATATCAAGCCTTGTTAGAAGTTCAAAGACGATCCGCGCTTCGGCGGAAAGATAGCGTGCCGACGCCTATGTCGTTGCAAGAAGAATTAGAGATGTCGGGCGAATTTAACAGCTTTCAGAATCCGACGTTGGAAACGGAGATCCAACAAGAGCCGGCGAAATCGATCGTTGGAAACGCGACACGTGCCAAAACAGAGATGTGCGGTAAAAAAGTGTTTTCCGCCACTCCCACAGATTTTTCCGAAGCCGAGACTTCGTCTTCCGGTTTTTTGGACGAGACGAGTAACAAAGCGACACAAACCGAAGGAAGGCCCggctcgtttcttttctcttttgcgGACGGCGAGGATTGCAAGTTCAGCATTTACGACGACAATAGCCCGTTCGAGAGTAGATTCCGGAAAACGCCGGAATATAGACAATTATTCAGTGAAATATTCCGAGTCTTGAAACGAGCGGCAGAAGCTAAGGACGAAGGTGAAAAATTACCTTTATTGGACGATTCTACGAGTACGATCAATTCTCAGCAACAATCTGTGCTCCAAGAAGATGTTCCTAGCGAAACTACTGACGATAATCAAAGCGTTTCCTCTTCTATTTTCTCATCCGCCGTATCCGAACCACCATATATAGTACAAATCTCATCGAATGGAATAAACGAGCAACAAAACGGTGAAGTGACACTGGCGAAGAACggaaagaatataattcgaaaCGTGAATCGGTCGGATTATTTAATGCTTAacagtaaaaagaaatcgaaaaaacaTTCTTCCGCTAGTAAAAAGTTAACGTATAACGACAGACCAACGACACCTGATGTGATTCCAACGACAAATCCCAAGTTCGTTCCATCGAAATCGAACAgcgggggaaagaaaaaattcagacCTTTCACAATCGCCGATCAAAATGGCAGCACGTGCAACGGATACAGCTATCCGAGCAAAACGAAAGAGTCACCTCCTAATTCAGCCGCAAAATCTTCGAATAACGTAGGTAACAACAACGTAGGTCAACACAACAACAGTTTCGAGTATAGAGACTATAAACCGAGCACAGCGTCGGTAGAAGTAGCACGACTAAAACGTTTAGAAATGTCTTATGCGGAAGTTCTTCGATTgccaaataaatctaaaatgaaCAATCATCGTAGAAGCTAA
- the LOC108001079 gene encoding cerebellar degeneration-related protein 2-like isoform X1, whose amino-acid sequence MSGPSVDVVWDPQAQMNSLDCWDYSIELSCLQGPEDLQLAAELGKTLLERNKELENIIKAHQSTVEEQAQEIEYMKKQTAALREVNDSRLKIYEQLEVSIQDLERANHRLVIENTSDKKLIKSQCLTIESLEARCEELQKKIDEINEQHESLLRQQSTSQSTNNITQTHTIHWKVSVTQGSSTQQNAAPSGQKSFQEVNADSNVRQLPTVPTNDEEVTELLRQLQEARSQRAREQQKVTELRQQLATLLQENNALEEQLNVWRNKAQDVKNLQEEINTLEEVRRGQLCGRCLRGLDSKTHDELSVMLNQEEYDDISMAESLINDSQRDTESLTQESNDQNEVSNDMKNPYRVLVEKYQALLEVQRRSALRRKDSVPTPMSLQEELEMSGEFNSFQNPTLETEIQQEPAKSIVGNATRAKTEMCGKKVFSATPTDFSEAETSSSGFLDETSNKATQTEGRPGSFLFSFADGEDCKFSIYDDNSPFESRFRKTPEYRQLFSEIFRVLKRAAEAKDEGEKLPLLDDSTSTINSQQQSVLQEDVPSETTDDNQSVSSSIFSSAVSEPPYIVQISSNGINEQQNGEVTLAKNGKNIIRNVNRSDYLMLNSKKKSKKHSSASKKLTYNDRPTTPDVIPTTNPKFVPSKSNSGGKKKFRPFTIADQNGSTCNGYSYPSKTKESPPNSAAKSSNNVGNNNVGQHNNSFEYRDYKPSTASVEVARLKRLEMSYAEVLRLPNKSKMNNHRRS is encoded by the exons ATGAGCGGTCCTAGCGTGGACGTGGTCTGGGACCCACAGGCTCAGATGAATTCCTTGGATTGTTGGGATTATTCGATCGAGCTCTCTTGTCTTCAAGGCCCGGAAG atTTACAATTAGCGGCTGAACTTGGAAAAACGCTTTTGGAACGGAACAAGGAGTTAGAAAACATTATCAAAGCGCATCAATCGACCGTCGAGGAACAAGCACAAGAAATAGAG tatatgaaaaaacaaaCCGCTGCCCTTAGAGAAGTAAACGATTCGCGACTGAAAATTTACGAGCAACTCGAAGTCAGTATTCAAGATTTGGAACGTGCAAATCATCGCCTAGTAATTGAGAACACCAGCgacaaaaaattgatcaagAG TCAATGTTTAACGATCGAGAGTCTAGAAGCGAGGTGCGAGGAACTTCAGAAGAAAATCGACGAGATAAACGAACAACACGAAAGTCTGCTCCGGCAACAATCTACGAGTCAATCGACAAACAATATCACACAAACACACACCATTCATTGGAAAGTATCGGTCACGCAGGGTAGCAGCACACAACag AACGCTGCTCCGTCGGGTCAGAAATCTTTCCAAGAGGTAAATGCAGATTCGAACGTGCGACAATTACCGACAGTTCCAACGAACGACGAGGAAGTTACCGAATTGTTGAGACAACTGCAAGAAGCGCGAAGTCAGAGGGCAAGAGAACAACAAAAAGTTACCGAGCTTCGGCAACAATTGGCAACTTTATTGCAAGAAAATAACGCGTTGGAAGAACAGTTGAACGTTTGGCGCAATAAAGCACAGGACGTAAAAAATCTTCAAGAGGAAATAAATACCCTCGAAGAAGTAAG gcGGGGTCAATTATGCGGGCGATGTTTACGCGGATTGGACTCTAAGACGCACGACGAACTCTCTGTAATGTTGAATCAAGAGGAATACGATGATATTAGCATGGCCGAATCGCTCATAAACGATAGTCAACGTGACACTGAGTCTCTCACTCAG gaATCGAACGATCAAAACGAAGTGTCAAACGACATGAAGAACCCTTATAGAGTGCTAGTGGAGAAATATCAAGCCTTGTTAGAAGTTCAAAGACGATCCGCGCTTCGGCGGAAAGATAGCGTGCCGACGCCTATGTCGTTGCAAGAAGAATTAGAGATGTCGGGCGAATTTAACAGCTTTCAGAATCCGACGTTGGAAACGGAGATCCAACAAGAGCCGGCGAAATCGATCGTTGGAAACGCGACACGTGCCAAAACAGAGATGTGCGGTAAAAAAGTGTTTTCCGCCACTCCCACAGATTTTTCCGAAGCCGAGACTTCGTCTTCCGGTTTTTTGGACGAGACGAGTAACAAAGCGACACAAACCGAAGGAAGGCCCggctcgtttcttttctcttttgcgGACGGCGAGGATTGCAAGTTCAGCATTTACGACGACAATAGCCCGTTCGAGAGTAGATTCCGGAAAACGCCGGAATATAGACAATTATTCAGTGAAATATTCCGAGTCTTGAAACGAGCGGCAGAAGCTAAGGACGAAGGTGAAAAATTACCTTTATTGGACGATTCTACGAGTACGATCAATTCTCAGCAACAATCTGTGCTCCAAGAAGATGTTCCTAGCGAAACTACTGACGATAATCAAAGCGTTTCCTCTTCTATTTTCTCATCCGCCGTATCCGAACCACCATATATAGTACAAATCTCATCGAATGGAATAAACGAGCAACAAAACGGTGAAGTGACACTGGCGAAGAACggaaagaatataattcgaaaCGTGAATCGGTCGGATTATTTAATGCTTAacagtaaaaagaaatcgaaaaaacaTTCTTCCGCTAGTAAAAAGTTAACGTATAACGACAGACCAACGACACCTGATGTGATTCCAACGACAAATCCCAAGTTCGTTCCATCGAAATCGAACAgcgggggaaagaaaaaattcagacCTTTCACAATCGCCGATCAAAATGGCAGCACGTGCAACGGATACAGCTATCCGAGCAAAACGAAAGAGTCACCTCCTAATTCAGCCGCAAAATCTTCGAATAACGTAGGTAACAACAACGTAGGTCAACACAACAACAGTTTCGAGTATAGAGACTATAAACCGAGCACAGCGTCGGTAGAAGTAGCACGACTAAAACGTTTAGAAATGTCTTATGCGGAAGTTCTTCGATTgccaaataaatctaaaatgaaCAATCATCGTAGAAGCTAA